A part of Desulfofundulus salinus genomic DNA contains:
- a CDS encoding PPC domain-containing DNA-binding protein, whose translation MVRIYMLVQPVSRGRMIMGRLKKGSDLLASLTQLCVNENIQLGVVRAIGAVTRARVGFYHQDRRTYTYLEFDNPHEIISLEGNISLKDGQPFVHAHIALMAADGRMVGGHLAEGTEIFACEYVITELLHEHDRNFERVFDEATGLYLWPMAGD comes from the coding sequence ATGGTCAGAATTTATATGCTCGTACAACCGGTAAGCCGTGGGCGCATGATTATGGGACGACTAAAAAAGGGATCCGATTTACTGGCTTCCCTGACCCAGCTTTGTGTGAATGAAAATATCCAGCTGGGCGTGGTGCGGGCCATTGGGGCGGTCACCCGTGCCCGGGTGGGCTTTTATCACCAGGACCGGCGCACCTATACTTATTTGGAGTTTGATAATCCCCACGAAATCATCAGCCTCGAGGGGAATATTTCCCTTAAGGACGGGCAACCCTTCGTCCACGCTCATATAGCCCTGATGGCCGCAGACGGGCGTATGGTCGGCGGCCACCTGGCTGAAGGGACGGAGATTTTCGCCTGTGAATATGTGATCACCGAACTCCTCCATGAGCATGACCGCAATTTTGAACGGGTCTTTGATGAAGCCACGGGGCTGTACCTCTGGCCCATGGCCGGGGACTAG
- a CDS encoding DUF1657 domain-containing protein, with product MTIGEKMHQTLASLESAAANLKTFSLDTQDQTAKQMFASYSQQLEDICKGLRGRVNYIEQQEPQYKVLQPQQKQQ from the coding sequence ATGACCATTGGCGAAAAGATGCATCAAACCCTGGCCTCTTTAGAAAGTGCGGCTGCCAATTTAAAGACCTTCTCCCTGGATACCCAGGATCAGACGGCTAAACAAATGTTTGCCAGTTATTCGCAACAGCTGGAAGACATTTGTAAGGGCCTGCGTGGACGGGTTAATTACATCGAACAGCAGGAACCCCAGTACAAAGTATTGCAACCACAGCAAAAGCAGCAGTAG
- a CDS encoding class I SAM-dependent methyltransferase: MNPLLGKIIALIKARGPITFKDFMQIALYYPGLGYYTGPGEKIGPRGDFYTSADVHPLFGAMLAKQFSQIWECLGQPQNWVLVEYGAGKGFLARDILNALATSFRPAWEGVRYYIIEASPEMVRRQKEFLAPFPEEKVSWANALSEVGNPGYINGIIFGNELVDAFPVHRVRQTASGLKEIYINWRDGRLVEEEGELSTPLLGEYFTTLGIKLAQGQVAEVNLAAREWLQEVAAGLGRGFVLIIDYGMDSMELYHPSRFEGTLRCYRQHRLSSDPLNHVGQQDITSHVNFSALIHWGREAGLHLAGYTTQMDFLLNLGIVEAIPRSAPDYVFDERTTRTVMAVKKLILPEGMGGIFKVLALCKGVEQPDLLGFPKGRKGRGQP, translated from the coding sequence TTGAACCCCCTGTTGGGAAAAATTATCGCTTTAATTAAGGCCCGGGGGCCTATTACTTTTAAAGATTTCATGCAAATAGCCCTTTATTATCCCGGACTGGGGTATTATACCGGCCCCGGGGAAAAAATTGGCCCCCGGGGTGATTTCTATACCAGCGCCGACGTGCATCCCCTTTTCGGGGCCATGCTTGCCAAACAGTTTTCCCAGATATGGGAATGCCTGGGGCAGCCGCAAAACTGGGTGCTGGTAGAATACGGAGCCGGTAAAGGCTTTTTAGCCCGGGATATCCTAAATGCGCTGGCTACATCTTTCCGGCCGGCATGGGAAGGGGTGCGCTATTACATCATTGAAGCCAGCCCGGAAATGGTCCGGCGGCAAAAAGAGTTTTTGGCCCCATTCCCGGAAGAAAAGGTATCCTGGGCCAATGCCCTGTCTGAAGTGGGAAATCCCGGTTATATTAACGGAATCATTTTCGGCAACGAGCTGGTGGACGCCTTTCCGGTCCACCGGGTGCGCCAAACCGCGTCAGGACTCAAGGAAATTTATATCAACTGGCGTGATGGCAGGCTGGTGGAGGAGGAGGGGGAACTTTCCACCCCCCTCCTGGGGGAATACTTTACCACCCTGGGCATAAAACTTGCCCAGGGCCAGGTAGCCGAAGTAAATCTGGCCGCCCGGGAATGGCTGCAGGAAGTGGCGGCCGGGCTGGGGCGGGGTTTTGTGCTCATCATTGACTACGGTATGGATTCCATGGAGCTTTACCACCCTTCCCGCTTTGAAGGCACCTTGCGCTGTTACCGGCAACACCGTTTGAGCAGCGATCCCCTGAACCACGTAGGACAGCAGGATATCACCTCCCATGTTAATTTTTCCGCCCTCATCCACTGGGGGAGGGAGGCCGGCCTGCACCTGGCCGGGTATACTACCCAAATGGACTTCTTACTGAACCTGGGCATAGTGGAGGCCATTCCCCGGTCTGCCCCGGACTACGTTTTTGATGAAAGGACCACGCGCACCGTCATGGCCGTAAAAAAACTGATTCTGCCGGAAGGGATGGGAGGAATCTTTAAGGTCTTAGCACTTTGCAAAGGGGTTGAGCAACCTGACCTGCTTGGTTTTCCGAAGGGACGGAAAGGAAGGGGGCAGCCATGA
- a CDS encoding FeoA family protein — MTLDRMKRGQRCRILSIPSELIRAQALRFGIAEGEVVTCCEVIPAGPVVISKNRQEIAIGRGLARQIEVEGSF; from the coding sequence GTGACCCTGGATCGCATGAAAAGAGGTCAGCGTTGCCGCATTTTATCCATACCATCTGAACTGATTCGGGCACAAGCCCTGCGTTTTGGTATCGCCGAAGGGGAAGTTGTGACCTGCTGTGAAGTAATACCTGCTGGACCGGTAGTGATTAGTAAAAACCGTCAGGAAATCGCTATCGGCCGCGGACTGGCCCGGCAGATCGAAGTGGAAGGGAGTTTTTAA
- the feoB gene encoding ferrous iron transport protein B — protein sequence MAHCHCPGLKIEAPAGARRIVLAGNPNTGKSVFFNHFTGMYVDVSNYPGTTLDISYGRYGSDMVIDTPGVYGISSFNDEERIARDIILSADLVLNVVSAAHLERDLFLTQQIIDTGVPVIVALNMMDDAKRMGIEVDVDRLSQLLGVPVIPTVAVKKEGFDRLKAELFNARPGQATPGLEEELNQLLNRVGSRGEALLVLEGDPVIAARHGCEPGTRREEIYRRRRERVNEICQQVVRETSRSTGVAATLGRWMIKPLTGVPILFLALWAMYKAIGVFIAGTVVGITEETIMQGIYEPAVRQFVEQFIPQSSIPGTILIGEFGLLTMTVTYLLGLLMPLVVGFYFFLSLFEDSGYLPRIATLVDRLLTSIGLNGRGVIPIILGFGCVTMATITTRLLSSDRERKIAIFLLGLTIPCSAQLGVIAGMLATLGPQYLALYALVIFSVLVMAGTLLSTLLPGKSADLFIDLPPLRLPRLDNVLKKTGTKSYHFLKEAAPLFALGALIISIFQVTGILEFLQNLLAPLTVGWLNLPREAATAFIMGIVRRDFGAAGLTDLALTPLQTIVALITITLFVPCIASILVIFKERTKKEALFIWGSSWVAAFLVGGLVAQLARLFSPAGDKVQVLPVILVFAALTLAIVGMCMFLRRTKPTTNIPG from the coding sequence ATGGCCCACTGCCATTGTCCTGGCCTGAAAATAGAAGCACCTGCCGGGGCCCGGCGCATCGTGCTGGCCGGTAATCCCAATACGGGAAAATCGGTATTTTTCAATCACTTTACCGGCATGTATGTGGATGTTTCCAACTACCCGGGAACGACCCTGGATATTTCCTACGGGCGTTACGGCTCCGACATGGTGATTGATACGCCGGGGGTTTACGGCATTTCTTCCTTTAACGACGAGGAACGCATTGCCCGGGATATCATCCTTTCCGCCGATCTGGTACTCAATGTTGTTTCGGCCGCCCATCTGGAAAGGGATCTTTTCCTCACCCAGCAAATCATCGACACCGGGGTACCGGTAATCGTTGCCCTGAACATGATGGACGATGCTAAGAGGATGGGCATTGAAGTGGATGTGGATCGGTTAAGCCAGTTGCTGGGAGTGCCGGTCATCCCTACGGTGGCCGTGAAAAAGGAAGGATTTGACCGCCTGAAGGCTGAACTCTTCAACGCCCGGCCGGGACAGGCCACACCGGGACTGGAAGAGGAGCTCAACCAACTGCTCAACCGGGTAGGTAGCCGGGGAGAAGCACTGCTGGTCCTGGAAGGGGACCCGGTAATTGCCGCTCGCCACGGCTGCGAGCCGGGCACCCGGCGGGAGGAAATTTACCGCCGCCGGAGAGAAAGGGTTAACGAGATTTGCCAGCAGGTGGTGCGGGAAACCTCCCGGAGCACCGGTGTGGCCGCCACTTTGGGACGCTGGATGATCAAGCCGCTGACGGGGGTTCCCATCCTGTTCTTGGCCCTCTGGGCGATGTACAAAGCCATCGGTGTTTTTATTGCCGGAACGGTGGTGGGTATTACCGAGGAAACCATTATGCAGGGCATATATGAGCCTGCAGTGCGTCAATTCGTCGAACAATTTATACCCCAGTCTTCGATACCGGGTACCATTTTGATTGGCGAGTTCGGTTTGCTCACCATGACGGTGACCTACCTGTTGGGATTGTTGATGCCTCTGGTGGTGGGGTTCTACTTCTTCCTGTCTTTATTCGAGGACTCGGGTTATTTACCCCGGATTGCCACCCTGGTCGACCGTTTGTTAACCTCCATTGGGTTAAATGGCAGGGGAGTAATCCCCATTATTCTGGGTTTTGGCTGCGTAACCATGGCCACCATCACCACCCGGCTCTTATCTTCGGACCGGGAGAGAAAGATCGCCATCTTTCTGCTGGGGTTAACCATTCCCTGCTCGGCCCAGCTGGGCGTTATCGCCGGCATGCTGGCCACACTGGGACCACAGTACCTGGCCCTGTATGCCCTGGTGATCTTCAGCGTGCTGGTGATGGCCGGCACATTGCTGTCCACCCTTTTGCCGGGTAAATCAGCTGACCTGTTCATCGATCTGCCTCCCCTGAGGTTGCCCCGGCTGGATAATGTGTTAAAGAAGACCGGTACCAAGTCATACCATTTCCTTAAGGAAGCTGCACCGCTCTTCGCCCTGGGGGCACTGATCATCAGTATCTTTCAGGTAACGGGAATCCTGGAGTTCTTGCAAAACCTCCTGGCTCCTCTTACCGTTGGCTGGTTGAATCTGCCCCGCGAGGCGGCCACGGCCTTCATTATGGGGATTGTAAGGCGCGATTTCGGGGCTGCCGGGTTGACGGACCTGGCTTTAACCCCGCTACAAACTATTGTGGCCCTGATCACCATCACCCTGTTCGTACCCTGCATTGCCTCCATACTGGTGATTTTTAAGGAACGGACCAAAAAGGAAGCGCTTTTCATCTGGGGGAGCAGCTGGGTAGCGGCATTTCTCGTTGGCGGCCTGGTGGCCCAGCTGGCCCGGCTCTTCAGCCCAGCCGGCGATAAAGTACAGGTTCTGCCCGTAATACTGGTCTTCGCGGCCCTTACCCTGGCCATTGTGGGAATGTGCATGTTTCTGCGCCGGACCAAACCGACCACCAATATTCCGGGGTAG